The window TACTCGTACTCCCGGCGCTCCTCTTTTACCGCCCAGCGGGGTCCGGGCTTCCTCTTGCCCCGGGCCTCCTTCCCCTTGGCCCGACGGGGCCGCTCCTCCTCGGCCTTGGGAGGAGGCGGGGGCAGAAGGCGCTTGCGGGAGAGGGAGATGCGTTGCTCCACGGGATCGATGTTGAGGACCACCACCTCCATCTCCTCCCCCTTCTTGAAGAGGGCGGCGGGGTTTTCGACGCGCCCGTGGTCCAGCTCGGAAATATGAACCAGGCCCTCCATACCCGGCTCCAGCTCCACGAAGACCCCGAAGTCGGTGATCCCGGTAACCTTGCCCTTGACCACGGTGCCCGGAGGGTACTTCTCGGTGAGGAGTTGCCAAGGGTCGGGCTGGGTCTGCTTAAGGCCCAAGGAGAGGCGGCGCTCGGCAGGGTCCAGCCTCAAGACCACCGCCTCCACCTCCTCCCCTTCCTTCACCACCTCGGAGGGGTGCTTGGGCCTTTTGGTCCAGGAAAGCTCGGAAATGTGGATGAGCCCCTCGAGGCCAGGTTCCACCTCCACGAAGGCCCCGAACTGGGTGAGGCCCACCACCTTGCCCCGGACACGGCTTCCCACCGGGTACTTCTCGGCCACCGTGGTCCAGGGGTCGGGGATGAGGGCCTTGATGGAGAGGTTCACCCGCTCCTTCTCCGGGTCCACGGAAACCACCTGGGCCCGCACCTTCTGGCCCTTGTGGATCACTTCTTTGGGGTGGTTAAACCGCCCCCAGGTGATCTCGGAACGGTGCACCAGGCCGTCCACCGGGCCCAGGTTCACAAAGGCCCCGAAGTCGGTGACGTCCACCACCGTACCCTCCACCACCTGCCCGGGCTGGAGGCTCTGGAAAAAGGCCTCCTTGGCCCGCTTCTGCTCCTCTTCCAACACCGCCCGACGGGAGAGGAGAACCCTCCCCTTTTTGCGGTTAAACTCGATGATTTTCACCAGGATCTGCTGGCCCACGTAGGCATCCAGGCTGGGGATGCGCCTGAGGTCCAGCTGCGAAGCGGGGATGAAGGCGGATACACCATCCAGGTCGGCAA is drawn from Thermus caldifontis and contains these coding sequences:
- a CDS encoding 30S ribosomal protein S1, which codes for MEEKATQVSEANLTPDQAFSMEEALQETEARLEKRVRPGQVLTGKVVLVGSEGVAVDIGAKTEGIIPFNELTEKSLPEEELKALLKPGDLVRVQVTKVDPETGQVLLSRKKVEATEHWDRIRELYEKGEPVTVTVKEKVKGGVIADLDGVSAFIPASQLDLRRIPSLDAYVGQQILVKIIEFNRKKGRVLLSRRAVLEEEQKRAKEAFFQSLQPGQVVEGTVVDVTDFGAFVNLGPVDGLVHRSEITWGRFNHPKEVIHKGQKVRAQVVSVDPEKERVNLSIKALIPDPWTTVAEKYPVGSRVRGKVVGLTQFGAFVEVEPGLEGLIHISELSWTKRPKHPSEVVKEGEEVEAVVLRLDPAERRLSLGLKQTQPDPWQLLTEKYPPGTVVKGKVTGITDFGVFVELEPGMEGLVHISELDHGRVENPAALFKKGEEMEVVVLNIDPVEQRISLSRKRLLPPPPPKAEEERPRRAKGKEARGKRKPGPRWAVKEERREYEYGAVAEYNLYDASAVPTASASVKLGDLYGDLLASLGLEEEKSS